The proteins below are encoded in one region of Colletotrichum lupini chromosome 5, complete sequence:
- a CDS encoding methionine aminopeptidase, whose amino-acid sequence MAAQVPTEALKKLNVGEPATNGKAAKPAEGNGVDHDSDDSDEEGEDVTAPAAGGAAKKKKKNKKKKKKKSPTAQSDPPRVLMSSLFPQKNYPKGQEEEYRDENLYRTTDEEKRHLDNLNNDFLTDYREAAEIHRQVRQWAQKNIKPGQTLTEIAEGIEDGVRALTGHPGLEEGDAYKGGMGFPCGLSLNHCAAHYTPNAGNKMVLSQEDVMKVDFGVHVNGRIVDSAFTMAFEPQYDNLLAAVKDATNAGVKEAGIDVRVGDVGGVIQEVMESYECEIDGVTYPVKSIRNLNGHTIERWSIHGTKSVPIVKSNDTTKMEEGDVFAVETFGSTGNGYVREDMEVSHYAKRGEGHAALRLDSAKRLLNVINKNFGTLPFCRRYLDRLGQDKYLLGLNNLVASGIVEAYPPLCDKKGSYTAQFEHTILLRPNVKEVISRGEDY is encoded by the exons ATGGCTGCCCAAGTTCCCACAGAAGCTTTGAAGAAGCTCAACG TGGGAGAGCCTGCGACGAACGGCAAGGCAGCGAAGCCCGCGGAGGGAAATGGGGTCGACCACGACAGCGACGACTCGGATGAGGAGGGCGAGGATGTGACGGCACCCGCCGCCGGCGGAGcggccaagaagaagaagaagaacaaaaagaagaagaagaagaagtccCCGACCGCCCAGTCCGACCCGCCCCGCGTGCTCATGTCCTCGCTATTCCCCCAAAAGAACTACCCCAAGGGCCAGGAGGAGGAGTACCGCGACGAGAACCTCTACCGCACAACGGACGAGGAGAAGCGCCACCTCGACAACCTCAACAACGACTTCTTGACAGACTATCGTGAGGCCGCCGAGATCCATCGCCAGGTTCGCCAATGGGCGCAGAAGAACATCAAGCCCGGCCAAACCCTGACCGAGATTGCCGAAGGCATCGAGGACGGCGTGCGTGCGCTGACGGGACACCCTGGTCTCGAGGAGGGCGACGCGTACAAGGGCGGCATGGGCTTCCCGTGCGGCCTGTCCCTCAACCACTGCGCGGCGCATTACACGCCTAACGCCGGCAACAAGATGGTGCTCTCGCAGGAGGACGTTATGAAGGTCGACTTTGGCGTGCACGTTAACGGGCGTATCGTCGACAGCGCCTTCACCATGGCCTTTGAGCCGCAGTATGACAACCTTCTCGCTGCCGTCAAGGACGCGACCAACGCCGGTGTCAAGGAGGCTGGCATCGACGTCCGCGTGGGCGATGTCGGCGGTGTCATCCAGGAGGTCATGGAGAGCTACGAGTGCGAGATTGACGGCGTGACGTATCCCGTTAAGTCGATCCGCAACCTCAACGGCCACACGATTGAGCGTTGGAGCATCCACGGCACCAAGAGCGTGCCTATCGTCAAGAGCAACGACACGACAAAGATGGAGGAGGGTGATGTTTTCGCCGTCGAGACGTTTGGTAGCACGGGCAATGGATATGTCAGGGAAGATATGGAGGTGTCTCACTACGCTAAGCGTGGAGAGGGCCATGCCGCGCTCCGGTTAGATTCGGCCAAGAGGCTGTTGAACGTCATCAACAAGAACTTTGGCACCCTGCCTTTCTGCCGGCGTTATCTGGACCGTTTAGGACAGGACAAGTATCTCCTTGGT TTGAACAACCTCGTTGCCAGCGGCATTGTCGAGGCTTACCCGCCCTTGTGTGATAAGAAGGGCTCCTATACAGCTCAGTTCGAGCAC ACCATCCTGCTCAGGCCAAACGTGAAGGAAGTAATCAGCCGAGGAGAGGATTATTAG